A region of Apus apus isolate bApuApu2 chromosome 14, bApuApu2.pri.cur, whole genome shotgun sequence DNA encodes the following proteins:
- the CDIP1 gene encoding cell death-inducing p53-target protein 1 isoform X2 yields the protein MSSDPPPPYPGGPSAPLIEEKHGHPLSSDGIAPVVGQPQGVPIPPPEFGPPPYEPPSQPGFVPPHMPTDGSGPYVPPGYYPPPGPHPTMGYYPAPGHYPSPGGHTATVLVPSGTATTVTVLQGEIFQGAPVQTVCPHCQQAITTKITYEIGLMSFLLGFFCCFVGCDLCCCLIPCLFDDFKDVTHTCPNCKAYIYTYKRMC from the exons ATGTCCAGCGACCCCCCGCCCCCCTACCCGGGCGGCCCCTCGGCGCCACTGATCGAAGAGAAGCACGGGCACCCCCTCTCCTCAG ATGGCATCGCTCCTGTGGTGGGACAGCCCCAGGGGGTTCCCATCCCCCCTCCAGAATTTGGGCCCCCCCCATATGAGCCCCCCTCTCAGCCAGGGTTCGTGCCCCCCCACATGCCCACGGATGGCTCCGGGCCCTACGTGCCACCCG GTTATTACCCACCCCCAGGCCCTCACCCCACCATGGGCTACTACCCTGCTCCAGGCCACTACCCCTCTCCTGGTGGCCACACGGCCACAGTCCTGGTCCCGTCGGGAACTGCCACCACAGTGacagtgctgcagggagagatCTTCCAGGGAGCCCCGGTGCAGACCGTGTGTCCCCACTGCCAACAGGCCATCACCACCAAGATCACCTATGAGATCGGGCTCATGAGCTTCCTTCTTGgcttcttctgctgctttgtggG GTgtgatctctgctgctgcctgatcCCCTGCCTGTTTGATGACTTCAAGGACGTGACCCACACGTGTCCCAACTGCAAGGCCTACATCTACACCTACAAGCGCATGTGCTaa
- the CDIP1 gene encoding cell death-inducing p53-target protein 1 isoform X1, whose translation MSSDPPPPYPGGPSAPLIEEKHGHPLSSDGIAPVVGQPQGVPIPPPEFGPPPYEPPSQPGFVPPHMPTDGSGPYVPPAGYYPPPGPHPTMGYYPAPGHYPSPGGHTATVLVPSGTATTVTVLQGEIFQGAPVQTVCPHCQQAITTKITYEIGLMSFLLGFFCCFVGCDLCCCLIPCLFDDFKDVTHTCPNCKAYIYTYKRMC comes from the exons ATGTCCAGCGACCCCCCGCCCCCCTACCCGGGCGGCCCCTCGGCGCCACTGATCGAAGAGAAGCACGGGCACCCCCTCTCCTCAG ATGGCATCGCTCCTGTGGTGGGACAGCCCCAGGGGGTTCCCATCCCCCCTCCAGAATTTGGGCCCCCCCCATATGAGCCCCCCTCTCAGCCAGGGTTCGTGCCCCCCCACATGCCCACGGATGGCTCCGGGCCCTACGTGCCACCCG CAGGTTATTACCCACCCCCAGGCCCTCACCCCACCATGGGCTACTACCCTGCTCCAGGCCACTACCCCTCTCCTGGTGGCCACACGGCCACAGTCCTGGTCCCGTCGGGAACTGCCACCACAGTGacagtgctgcagggagagatCTTCCAGGGAGCCCCGGTGCAGACCGTGTGTCCCCACTGCCAACAGGCCATCACCACCAAGATCACCTATGAGATCGGGCTCATGAGCTTCCTTCTTGgcttcttctgctgctttgtggG GTgtgatctctgctgctgcctgatcCCCTGCCTGTTTGATGACTTCAAGGACGTGACCCACACGTGTCCCAACTGCAAGGCCTACATCTACACCTACAAGCGCATGTGCTaa